One genomic window of Mycteria americana isolate JAX WOST 10 ecotype Jacksonville Zoo and Gardens chromosome 6, USCA_MyAme_1.0, whole genome shotgun sequence includes the following:
- the CSPG4 gene encoding chondroitin sulfate proteoglycan 4: MGARGGIAMLLLLLACQPLPLCTGPPAGASFFGDGFVEMPLADASRTVRLRLQLYTSQGSGLLFLAAGQPDHLLLQLRAGTLQARLQLGSEEVTLQSPAELQLNNLAVHDVELLVEDGRMTLTIDSLFNSSVDITGPVRELDIQYGLYAGGTGSLDLPYLTEASSPFRGCLHLVTFNGLDVLSPLSSDGSSKIFHRVQEGCSTQFSAEPEDPFGFLGPHSYIAFPTWDAREEATIEFVITTSITQAPLIYHAGLENDFFYLEISNGRLRGFVEKGNGIIVLHNNVFISDEQQHYVKVYTDIHKFEILIDYYASSTSNRGINNYLDLQGNLFIGGMNEKALQRLREHHLAFISVWTMTNNSFVGCLEDLRINLQRRSLQDAVITKDITSGCGKQEHYWDYDEVYEQDEAPTSAPPDVWSGAPGLVVEPCQPDNSFPPAFTNISRLLHVSPLIVSEGGTAYLEWKHAQPTVDLSLANIRQSQILFSITNDPRHGQLELDIPGSRSRRKFTLLDIVNRKVRYVHDGSEGPMDQLMLEVTVTAQQGVPECLRQGQMYLLPIMINPINDAPQVIFPHGNHMTILKHTRKHLTTDILQVLDDDTSCDDLEFQLHGGQQMEEGYVEYDFHPGVPIEEFSCRDLEAGNIVYVHQSGTNLQLTLQVRDGTVPSPIATLRILAIDPDIRLHNNTGLSISQGGAARITTANLSVETNAVKQQVTILYVLTEPLRYGEVQKQGSMGGEWKKVESFHQQDLEQGRIQYFSTDPEHRLEDVVEKLRFKVQVGQKVLQNNTFLIRIKRATIKMRTMVPLQMKNKRHRNITSKELEAMLEDPNSAPVPFHYVIIQAPKKGNLELLGNRLTEGFGFTQDDLQRNHLSYSVTIRNSQQAEDTFQFRVRTGEQHSPVYTYTISIGGDPDAPALTNVLLTVPEGGQAVISKDHLFVQSMNSMDYLYEVIEGPAHGRLAWAASHGWASREEITEFTNDDILHRRLLYQHDDSETLEDDIPFVAIRQGEGSAEPDEEEVRGVFRVSIQPINDHTPVQVVNKVFNVVRNGQHLLTTDDIAFTDKDSGFSDTQLVLARKDILFGSIVSVDDRNHQVYRFTQDDLRKKKILFVHSGADRGWIQLQVSDGLHQTTALLEVQASDPYIKIVNNTGLVIHQGSQGSIDSSVLSLETNMDIRSDEEIRFLITTPPRWGTVLRGEQPVMAFSQRDLLAGEISYRHNGSRNTRDELQFTVEANEVVVEDTLAISVFLDTHPSPLRIVNHKEIHVFQGEAAGIKEEYLLVTHEEIPPQDIVYLVSSLPASGFLAMLQHGRDSNEQPSLDPIQSFTQEDINNGRVLYLHSKPEEERDQFVVDITASGADPLEGVVVSLAVLPIAVPLDVRNITVPGGGSITLSTGILNIPNAYFTALGVEFKVLEPPRFGTLLNSERPEDGGLQSFTWSEVENQQIQYRQDGPRAQADSFTLLANASEMDRQSQPRTLFITILPRSSKGPRLRVNAGLQLREGTTAAISPHVLSAEDEDSPAEEVTYSIQPPANGKVVLRSAPGAEVRRFTQAQINNGLILFMHQGPLDGGFAFDLWDGENLSPGHFFLVRAQREPLISLAKKQSLTVCPGARQPITSQNLQAVSNSPTGSTALYYSIEQAPRLGRLSTSQGEEIRNFTQAQVDSGLIFYQHEMPEKPFWLAQDAIRFRVVAPMTISDSFILLVLISFEARCPQRSTQLWRNAGLQLARAQRAEIDTSVLDASNLLSQIPVPERAAHDVVFLVTGLPAHGQLLVAGVSLERSQTFFLQSDLATGRLAYTHGGDSISDDSFRFKAWLRPRVQQSIRPPQEGVVISEAFNITVTSSSSKPPQVVKRQEVLRVPPGSVVTVSQEYLDVADPLGSPEEVVYSVLQRPLAGHLANARNPREPINRFTQADVNAGHVVFVATGTHAPESLALSLSDGHHPPTLTSLEIEVLPAVSTAASPVPLEVPQDLNRALVSHHHLLGATQLRAGNALYRITRDPRFGQVQVNQKPVRGFSQKQLDRGEVMFTFTDLTSPEDNFQFLATSWAANRTGVVNVTVRALVKARPGSVWPRGTTALLDTSVLDASELANRTKSIPVFKIRRAPRGSRLVRVSRDPGQPTTPTETFSQSELEQGLVGLEVLDAEETDQPLQSDSFVFELVAAGVPPALASLGYSIEPYNASKAYGITLVMAPLAPSPLVPQPQGTARTSPNASELGMPPTTWLGPGATTSPSPVEGGTFLSFIEANMFSIIIPICLIFLLLALILPLLFYLHKRNKTGKHHVQGTPSSKAKNGAVPDQETFRRMDPNQGIPLTTVNALESKGTGPPPQGTGPGAPPDPELLQYCRTSNPPLKNNQYWV, translated from the exons ATGGGTGCCCGAGGTGGCAttgccatgctgctgctgctgctggcctgccAGCCGCTGCCTCTCTGCACGGGACCCCCAGCCGGAG ccTCTTTCTTCGGGGACGGCTTCGTGGAGATGCCGCTGGCAGATGCCTCGCGCACGGTGCGGCTCCGCCTGCAGCTGTACACCAGCCAGGGGAGTGGGCTGCTCTTCCTGGCCGCCGGCCAGCCTGAccacctcctgctccagctgcgagccggcaccctgcag gccaggctgcagctgggctcaGAGGAGGTGACGCTGCagtccccagcagagctgcagctcaaTAACCTGGCGGTGCATGATGTGGAGCTGCTGGTGGAAGATGGCAGGATGACGCTGACCATCGACAGCCTCTTTAACAGCTCCGTGGACATCACAGGACCCGTACGGGAGTTGGACATCCAGTATGGCCTCTATGCCGGTGGGACAGGCAGCCTTGACCTGCCATACCTCACTGAGGCCAGCTCGCCCTTCAGAGGTTGCCTCCACTTAGTGACATTCAACGGCCTGGATGTCCTCTCCCCACTGTCCTCTGACGGCAGCTCCAAGATCTTCCACCGGGTCCAGGAAGGGTGCAGCACACAGTTCTCTGCGGAGCCCGAGGACCCTTTCGGGTTTCTGGGGCCACACTCCTACATTGCATTTCCCACATGGGATGCAAGGGAGGAAGCAACCATCGAATTTGTGATAACGACAAGCATCACCCAGGCACCCCTCATATACCACGCAGGGCTGGAGAATGACTTCTTCTACCTGGAGATCTCCAACGGGCGCCTGAGAGGGTTTGTTGAGAAGGGGAACGGCATCATCGTCCTGCACAACAACGTCTTCATCAGCGATGAGCAGCAGCACTATGTCAAAGTCTACACGGACATCCACAAGTTTGAGATCCTGATTGATTACTATGCCTCATCCACATCCAACCGGGGCATCAACAACTACTTGGACCTTCAGGGAAACCTCTTCATTGGAGGTATGAATGAAAAAGCTTTGCAAAGGCTGAGGGAACACCATCTTGCTTTCATCTCGGTGTGGACCATGACCAACAACTCATTTGTTGGCTGCTTGGAGGACCTGCGGATAAACCTGCAGAGGAGGAGTCTGCAAGATGCCGTGATCACGAAGGACATCACATCAGGCTGTGGAAAGCAGGAGCACTACTGGGACTATGACGAGGTGTACGAGCAGGATGAGGCACCCACCTCCGCACCTCCAGATGTCTGGTCAGGAGCACCAGGCCTGGTGGTGGAGCCATGCCAGCCAGACAACAGCTTCCCACCTGCCTTCACCAACATCAGCAGGCTGCTGCATGTCAGCCCCCTCATTGTCTCTGAAGGGGGCACGGCCTATCTGGAGTGGAAACACGCCCAGCCAACAGTAGACTTGAGCCTTGCAAACATCCGGCAGTCCCAAATCCTCTTTAGCATCACCAACGACCCTAGGCATGGCCAGCTGGAGCTGGACATTCCTGGGtccaggagcagaaggaaattcACCTTGTTGGACATTGTGAATCGGAAAGTCAGATACGTCCACGATGGCTCCGAGGGGCCCATGGACCAGCTGATGCTGGAGGTGACAGTGACTGCCCAGCAAGGGGTCCCAGAGTGCTTGCGGCAGGGCCAGATGTACCTGCTGCCCATCATGATCAACCCCATCAATGATGCCCCACAGGTGATCTTTCCCCATGGGAACCACATGACAATCCTGAAGCACACACGGAAACACCTGACCACAGACATCCTGCAGGTCCTAGATGATGACACATCCTGTGATGACCTCGAATTCCAGCTGCATGGTGGCCAGCAGATGGAGGAGGGTTATGTAGAGTATGATTTTCACCCTGGAGTGCCCATCGAAGAGTTCTCCTGCAGGGACCTGGAAGCAGGCAACATAGTCTATGTGCACCAGAGTGGGACAAACTTACAGCTCACCTTGCAGGTGAGGGATGGCACAGTCCCAAGCCCCATTGCCACCCTGAGGATCCTTGCCATTGACCCTGACATCCGCCTGCACAACAACACCGGCCTCTCCATCTCCCAAGGAGGGGCTGCACGCATTACCACAGCCAACCTGTCAGTGGAGACAAACGCCGTGAAACAACAGGTCACCATCTTATATGTCCTCACAGAGCCCCTAAGGTATGGTGAGGTCCAGAAGCAAGGGAGCATGGGAGGGGAATGGAAAAAAGTTGAGTCCTTCCACCAGCAAGACCTGGAGCAAGGGCGCATCCAGTATTTTAGCACAGACCCAGAGCACCGGCTGGAAGATGTTGTGGAGAAGCTGAGATTCAAAGTCCAGGTGGGGCAGAAGGTCTTGCAAAACAACACCTTTCTCATAAGGATTAAAAGAGCCACCATTAAGATGAGGACCATGGTCCCCCTCCAGATGAAGAACAAGCGGCACAGAAATATCACCAGTAAGGAGCTGGAGGCAATGTTGGAAGATCCGAACTCTGCCCCAGTCCCCTTCCACTACGTGATAATCCAGGCTCCCAAAAAGGGAAACCTGGAGCTGCTTGGCAACAGGCTGACCGAAGGCTTTGGATTTACCCAAGATGACCTGCAAAGAAACCACCTGAGCTACAGCGTGACCATCAGGAACTCTCAGCAAGCTGAGGACACCTTCCAGTTTCGCGTCCGCACTGGTGAGCAGCACTCTCCTGTCTATACCTACACAATCAGCATTGGTGGGGACCCTGATGCACCAGCCCTGACCAACGTCCTCCTGACTGTGCCGGAAGGGGGGCAAGCCGTCATCTCCAAGGACCACTTGTTTGTACAGAGCATGAACAGCATGGACTACCTCTATGAAGTGATTGAGGGGCCAGCACACGGGAGGCTGGCCTGGGCTGCATCCCACGGCTGGGCCTCCAGAGAGGAGATCACAGAGTTCACCAACGATGACATCCTCCACCGCCGGCTGCTGTACCAGCATGATGACTCCGAGACACTGGAGGATGACATCCCCTTCGTAGCGATCAGGCAGGGCGAGGGCAGCGCTGAGCCCGATGAGGAGGAGGTGAGAGGTGTTTTCAGGGTCTCCATCCAACCCATCAATGACCACACCCCAGTCCAGGTGGTGAACAAGGTCTTCAATGTGGTGCGCAATGGGCAGCACCTGCTGACAACAGATGACATCGCCTTCACCGACAAGGACTCTGGCTTCTCTGACACGCAGCTGGTGCTGGCAAGGAAGGACATTTTGTTTGGCAGCATCGTGTCTGTTGATGACAGAAACCACCAGGTCTATCGGTTCACACAGGATGACTTGAGGAAGAAGAAGATCCTCTTTGTCCATTCAGGGGCTGACCGGGGCTGGATCCAGCTACAGGTCTCAGATGGCCTCCACCAAACCACAGCCCTCCTGGAAGTACAGGCATCAGACCCCTACATCAAAATAGTCAACAACACCGGTCTAGTCATCCACCAAGGCAGCCAAGGGAGCATTGATTCCTCTGTCCTCAGCCTGGAGACCAACATGGACATCAGGTCAGATGAAGAGATACGGTTCCTGATAACAACCCCCCCGAGGTGGGGGACTGTGCTGAGAGGAGAGCAGCCGGTCATGGCCTTCTCCCAGAGGGACTTGCTAGCTGGAGAGATCTCCTACCGCCACAACGGGAGCAGGAACACCCGGGATGAGCTCCAGTTCACTGTAGAAGCGAatgaggtggtggtggaggacaCGCTGGCCATCAGCGTGTTCTTGGACACCCATCCCAGCCCCCTGCGCATAGTCAACCACAAGGAGATCCACGTCTTCCAGGGGGAAGCGGCTGGGATCAAGGAGGAGTACTTACTG GTGACCCACGAAGAGATCCCTCCCCAAGACATAGTCTACCTGGTGAGCagcctcccagcctctggcttCCTGGCAATGCTTCAGCACGGCAGAGACTCGAATGAGCAGCCCAGCCTGGACCCCATCCAGTCCTTCACCCAGGAGGACATCAACAACGGCAGAGTCCTCTACCTCCACTCCAAGCCGGAGGAGGAGCGTGACCAGTTTGTCGTGGACATCACGGCCAGCGGTGCAGACCCGctggagggggtggtggtgagTCTGGCTGTGCTCCCGATCGCTGTCCCCCTGGACGTCCGCAACATCACGGTGCCGGGAGGTGGCTCCATCACCCTCTCCACGGGCATCCTCAACATCCCCAACGCCTACTTCACGGCTCTCGGCGTGGAGTTCAAAGTGCTCGAGCCCCCCCGCTTTGGCACCCTCCTGAACAGCGAACGGCCTGAGGACGGCGGGCTGCAGAGCTTCACCTGGAGCGAG GTGGAGAACCAGCAGATCCAGTACAGGCAGGACGGCCCCCGGGCCCAGGCCGACAGCTTCACCCTCCTGGCCAACGCCTCCGAGATGGACCGGCAGAGCCAGCCCAGGACCCTCTTCATCACCATCCTGCCCCGCAGCTCCAAGGGGCCCCGGCTGAGGGTCAACGCCGGGCTGCAG cTGCGGGAAGGCACCACGGCTGCCATCAGCCCCCACGTCCTGAGCGCCGAGGACGAGGACTCCCCGGCAGAGGAGGTGACCTACTCCATCCAGCCCCCGGCCAATGGGAAGGTTGTGCTGAGGTCGGCACCCGGCGCTGAGGTCCGGCGGTTCACCCAGGCCCAGATAAACAACGGCCTCATCCTCTTCATGCACCAAG GGCCCCTGGATGGGGGCTTCGCCTTCGACCTGTGGGACGGCGAGAACCTGTCTCCTGGGCACTTCTTCCTCGTCAGGGCCCAGAGAGAGCCCCTCATCAGCCTGGCTAAGAAGCAGAGCCTCACCGTCTGCCCAG GTGCCCGGCAGCCCATCACCAGCCAGAACCTGCAGGCAGTGAGCAACAGCCCCACCGGCTCCACTGCTCTGTACTACAGCATCGAGCAAGCCCCGCGCCTGGGCAGGCTGAGCACCTCCCAGGGGGAGGAAATCAGGAACTTCACCCAAGCCCAG gtggACAGTGGATTGATTTTCTACCAGCATGAGATGCCAGAGAAGCCCTTCTGGCTTGCCCAAGATGCTATCCGCTTCCGTGTGGTTGCTCCCATGACCATCTCAGATTCCTTCATCCTCCTCGTGCTGATCTCCTTCGAGGCCAGGTGTCCCCAGCGCTCAACTCAGCTATGGAGAAATGCAG gtCTCCAGCTCGCAAGGGCCCAACGGGCTGAGATTGACACCTCAGTGCTGGATGCTTCCAACCTCCTAAGCCAAATCCCAGTCCCCGAGAGGGCTGCACATGATGTTGTCTTCCTGGTGACAGGGCTGCCAGCTCATGGGCAGCTCTTGGTGGCTGGTGTGTCCCTAGAGCGGTCACAGACGTTTTTCCTGCAGTCAGACCTGGCCACGGGACGCCTGGCATATACCCATGGTGGAGACAGCATCTCTGATGACAGTTTCAGATTTAAGGCTTGGCTCCGGCCCCGGGTGCAGCAGTCCATCCGTCCTCCACAGGAAGGTGTGGTCATCTCCGAAGCTTTCAATATAACggtgaccagcagcagcagcaagccacCACAGGTGGTGAAGCGGCAAGAAGTGCTGCGGGTCCCACCAGGCTCTGTGGTGACCGTGTCCCAGGAGTACCTGGACGTGGCAGACCCATTGGGGTCCCCAGAGGAGGTGGTGTACAGTGTCCTCCAGAGACCTCTTGCTGGCCACCTGGCCAATGCACGCAACCCACGGGAACCCATCAACCGCTTCACCCAAGCAGATGTCAACGCAGGCCACGTGGTATTTGTTGCCACTGGGACCCATGCCCCAGAGTCCTTAGCCCTGAGCCTCTCCGATGGCCACCACCCACCCACCTTGACCTCGCTGGAGATAGAGGTGCTGCCTGCAGTGAGCACCGCTGCCAGCCCGGTGCCACTGGAGGTGCCCCAAGACCTGAACAGGGCTTTGGTGTCCCACCATCACCTCCTGGGAGCCACACAGCTGAGGGCAGGCAATGCCCTGTACAGGATCACCAGGGACCCAAGGTTTGGCCAAGTGCAGGTCAACCAAAAGCCGGTGCGGGGCTTCTCGCAGAAGCAGCTGGACCGCGGGGAGGTGATGTTCACCTTCACTGACCTCACCTCTCCTGAGGACAACTTCCAGTTCCTTGCCACATCATGGGCAGCCAACAGGACTGGGGTGGTGAACGTGACCGTCCGCGCCTTGGTGAAGGCTCGGCCGGGCAGCGTGTGGCCCAGGGGCACCACAGCCCTCCTGGACACCAGCGTCCTCGACGCCAGTGAGCTGGCCAACCGCACCAAGAGCATCCCAGTCTTCAAGATCCGCAGGGCGCCCCGTGGCAGCCGTCTTGTGAGGGTCTCCAGGGATCCAGGACAACCCACCACCCCAACTGAGACCTTCAGCCAGAGCGAGCTGGAGCAAGGGCTGGTCGGGCTGGAGGTGCTGGATGCTGAGGAGACTGATCAGCCCCTGCAGAGTGACAGCTTTGTCTTTGAGCTGGTGGCTGCTGGCGTGCCACCAGCGCTGGCATCCCTGGGGTACAGCATTGAGCCCTACAACGCCTCGAAAGCCTACGGCATCACCCTGGTCATGGCCCCCCTGGCACCCTCGCCCCtggtgccccagccccagggcacaGCACGGACCAGCCCCAACGCCAGTGAGCTGGGCATGCCCCCCACCACGTGGCTGGGCCCCGGTGCtaccaccagccccagccctgtggaGGGGGGCACCTTCCTCAGCTTCATCGAGGCCAACATGTTCAGCATCATCATCCCCATCtgcctcatcttcctcctgctggCCCTCATCCTGCCCCTGCTCTTCTACCTGCACAAGCGCAACAAGACGGGAAAGCACCACGTCCAGGGCACCCCCTCCTCCAAAGCCAAGAATGGGGCCGTGCCGGACCAGGAGACCTTCCGGAGGATGGACCCCAACCAAGGCATCCCCCTAACGACTGTCAATGCCCTGGAGAGCAAGGGCACGGGTCCCCCGCCCCAGGGCACAGGTCCCGGTGCACCGCCGGACCCAGAGCTGCTCCAGTACTGCCGGACTTCCAATCCCCCCTTGAAAAACAACCAGTACTGGGTGTGA